The following are encoded together in the Campylobacteraceae bacterium genome:
- a CDS encoding D-2-hydroxyacid dehydrogenase, producing MKIIMLDRATLGFDAKVDVFKDLGEFISYDVTLEKDVQERIKDADIVITNKVIITKDHMDKSSLKLICISATGMNNVDLEHAKKSNIEVKNVAGYSTSSVVQLSFAMMFHFIQKLSYYKKYVDDGKWEKSDIFTHIDEPFYDLDKKRLGIIGLGNIGENLAKKAQAFDCEVVYYSTSGANNNSKYKQVSLEELLRSSDIISIHCPLNDKTQDLLNYENMKSIKKGAILLNLGRGGIINEKDLAKIIDEQEIYCGIDVVSKEPILSTNPLLKVKNKEQLLLTPHIGWASIEARTRLIKAVAKNIETFKAK from the coding sequence ATGAAGATAATAATGTTAGATCGTGCAACCCTAGGTTTTGATGCAAAGGTAGATGTTTTTAAGGATTTAGGAGAGTTTATCTCTTATGATGTTACTTTAGAGAAAGACGTGCAAGAACGTATTAAAGATGCAGATATTGTAATTACGAATAAAGTAATTATAACTAAAGATCATATGGATAAAAGTTCTTTAAAGCTAATTTGTATAAGTGCTACGGGTATGAATAATGTGGATTTAGAACATGCAAAAAAATCCAATATTGAAGTTAAAAATGTAGCAGGTTATTCTACGTCATCAGTAGTACAACTCTCTTTTGCAATGATGTTTCATTTTATACAAAAACTTTCGTATTATAAAAAATATGTAGATGATGGTAAATGGGAAAAGTCTGATATTTTTACCCATATAGATGAACCTTTTTATGATTTAGATAAAAAAAGACTGGGAATCATTGGTTTGGGAAATATCGGAGAAAACCTTGCTAAAAAAGCCCAAGCTTTTGATTGTGAAGTCGTATATTATTCTACATCTGGAGCTAATAATAACAGTAAATACAAACAAGTAAGTTTAGAAGAACTTCTTAGAAGCTCAGATATTATCTCAATTCACTGCCCTTTAAATGATAAAACTCAAGATTTATTAAATTATGAGAATATGAAGAGCATTAAAAAAGGGGCTATTTTATTAAATCTTGGTCGTGGTGGAATTATTAATGAGAAAGACTTAGCAAAAATTATTGATGAACAAGAGATATATTGTGGAATAGATGTGGTTTCAAAAGAACCAATATTAAGCACAAACCCACTCTTAAAAGTAAAAAACAAGGAACAATTACTTCTTACTCCACATATTGGCTGGGCAAGTATAGAAGCTAGGACTAGGCTTATTAAAGCAGTGGCTAAAAATATAGAAACATTTAAGGCTAAATAA
- a CDS encoding LysE family transporter translates to MYLNEFLIFAFALLLALLSPGPDFAMILKQSITYGKRSSVIASFGVGLGISVHIIYTLLGIGFIISQSILLFSIVKYLGAAYLIYIGYQSLKSAGLKLKKQQVQNYSDISDKKSFVLGFLCNALNPKATLFFISMFTVVISPSTPMSVQIFYGIFAMLATTLWFVCLSLILSKNKVRKFFNSFGKMFDRTVGAVLISMGISVALSK, encoded by the coding sequence ATGTACTTAAATGAATTTTTAATTTTTGCTTTTGCATTACTTTTAGCGCTTCTTTCCCCTGGCCCTGATTTTGCAATGATTTTAAAACAAAGTATTACTTATGGAAAACGCTCTTCAGTAATTGCTAGCTTTGGTGTTGGTTTAGGAATTTCTGTTCATATTATTTATACATTATTGGGAATTGGTTTTATTATCTCTCAATCGATTTTATTGTTTTCTATTGTTAAATATTTAGGTGCTGCATATTTAATATATATTGGTTACCAAAGTTTAAAATCAGCTGGTTTAAAATTAAAAAAACAGCAAGTACAAAACTACAGTGATATTTCAGATAAAAAGTCTTTTGTACTTGGTTTTTTGTGCAATGCCCTGAATCCAAAAGCTACCTTATTTTTCATCTCTATGTTTACAGTAGTAATTAGTCCAAGTACACCAATGAGTGTACAAATATTTTATGGAATTTTTGCAATGTTGGCAACAACATTATGGTTTGTATGTTTAAGTTTAATTCTTTCAAAAAACAAAGTAAGAAAGTTTTTTAATTCTTTTGGAAAAATGTTTGATAGAACAGTAGGTGCGGTACTTATTTCTATGGGTATTTCAGTGGCTTTAAGTAAATAA
- a CDS encoding DMT family transporter, which yields MNMKYLSLSMPFVFIVLYGSGFVFTKMGLAFASPMAFLILRFFIAFLILFILSLLLKSSWPKTQKEFLHIAFAGTLTVGTFSIGVYLALSYGLSVSLCALIISLQPLLVTLIAQKYLNERINKYIWRGLFIAFFGVFCIVLFKLNTQNLNILSLFCAFVALIGLSFGNIYQKKYCSNMNLFTGGAIGTLSSSLLVIPFLFLEESYIIYNKDFFIALFYMSIGVSIGALSLLYLMIKKNNISKVASLFYLVPVSAVVISYFLLDESIDLLVLFGIGMVLLGLREIHKKQQKTEEIKTVNAKI from the coding sequence ATGAATATGAAATACCTAAGTTTGAGTATGCCTTTTGTTTTTATTGTTTTATATGGAAGTGGTTTTGTTTTTACTAAAATGGGTTTAGCATTTGCAAGTCCTATGGCATTTTTAATTCTTCGTTTCTTTATTGCTTTTTTAATTTTATTTATTCTTTCTTTGTTATTAAAAAGTTCTTGGCCAAAAACACAAAAAGAATTTTTGCATATAGCATTTGCTGGTACGTTAACTGTAGGAACCTTTTCTATTGGTGTATATTTGGCTTTATCTTATGGTTTATCCGTTTCTTTATGCGCTTTAATTATTTCACTACAACCTTTATTAGTAACATTAATAGCACAAAAATATTTAAATGAACGTATTAATAAATATATTTGGAGAGGTTTATTTATTGCTTTTTTTGGTGTGTTTTGTATTGTTTTATTTAAATTAAATACGCAGAATTTGAATATTCTTTCACTTTTTTGTGCTTTTGTAGCACTTATTGGATTATCCTTTGGAAATATTTATCAAAAAAAATATTGTTCTAATATGAATTTATTTACAGGGGGAGCTATTGGAACATTAAGTTCTTCGCTCTTAGTAATACCTTTTTTATTTTTAGAAGAAAGTTATATTATATATAACAAAGATTTTTTTATTGCTTTGTTTTATATGTCAATAGGTGTTAGTATTGGGGCTTTATCTCTGTTGTATTTAATGATAAAAAAGAATAATATTTCTAAAGTGGCTTCTTTATTTTATTTAGTACCTGTAAGTGCTGTTGTAATTTCATATTTTTTATTAGATGAGAGTATAGATTTATTGGTGCTATTTGGCATTGGAATGGTTCTTTTAGGTCTTAGAGAAATTCACAAAAAACAGCAAAAAACAGAAGAAATAAAAACAGTAAATGCAAAGATATAA
- a CDS encoding TetR/AcrR family transcriptional regulator, with translation MNSKEKLLSIAFEEIYLNGYHATSVDKILKKANMNKGSMYHFFKSKKELVLASININLANNMKKYETLLELEDNIIEGLLFIFKNRKEFDVAHGCKLNNLVQELSCKDADFKTALEKVYLRFEEVIEEVLKNAIKNKEIQHKNSKSLALFVVASFEGCLGTGKKSQSLAVFSSCICELEAYLNSLRV, from the coding sequence ATGAACAGCAAAGAAAAACTTCTTAGTATTGCTTTTGAGGAAATTTATTTAAATGGTTACCATGCCACTTCTGTTGACAAAATACTAAAAAAAGCAAATATGAACAAGGGTTCTATGTACCATTTTTTTAAATCAAAAAAAGAATTGGTATTAGCAAGTATAAACATAAATTTAGCTAATAATATGAAAAAATATGAGACTTTATTAGAACTTGAAGATAATATTATTGAGGGACTTCTTTTTATTTTTAAAAACAGAAAAGAGTTTGATGTAGCCCATGGATGCAAATTAAATAACTTAGTACAAGAACTGTCTTGCAAAGATGCAGATTTTAAAACAGCCCTAGAAAAAGTATATTTAAGATTTGAAGAAGTTATAGAAGAAGTATTGAAAAATGCCATAAAAAATAAAGAAATACAACATAAAAACAGTAAATCACTTGCTCTTTTTGTAGTAGCTTCTTTTGAAGGTTGTTTAGGAACAGGTAAAAAATCTCAAAGCTTAGCTGTATTTTCTAGCTGTATTTGTGAACTAGAGGCGTATTTAAATTCTCTTAGAGTATAA